CTTCACGGTCTCCAGGCCGACCCCGACCATGATCAGGATCGTGGTGCCGCCGAACGGGAACGACGCGCTCGCGTGCAGCCGGTCGAGGGCGATCATCGGGATCGCCGCGATCACCGCCAGGTAGAGCGCGCCGGGCCACATGATGCGGGTCGAGGTGTAGCGCAGGTACTCGACGGTCGGCCGGCCGGCGCGGATGCCGGGGACGAAGCCGCCGTACTTCTTCATGTTGTCGGCGATCTCCACGGCGTCGAACGTGATCGACATGTAGAAGAAGGCGAAGCCGAGGATCAGCAGGAGGTAGCTGAGCGTGTAGGTCAGCGGGTACCCGTGCACCGTGGTCGTGAACTGCCGGTTGATCCAGCCCTGCCAGCCCTTCGTCGCGGTCTGGCCGCCGGTCAGGCCGACCAGCATCACCGGCATCTGCAGCACCGACGAGGCGAAGATGACCGGCACGACGCCCGGCTGGTTCAGCTTCAGCGGGATGTACGTCGACGAGCCCCCGTAGGCGCGCCGGCCGATCATGCGCTTGGAGTACTGCACCGGGATCCGGCGCTGGCCCTGCTCGACGAACACCACCGCGGCCACGGTCAGCACGCCCAGCACCAGCACGGCGCAGAACACCGGCCAGCCGTCCAGGGTGTGCGAGGCCAGCTTGATCGCCCACAGCGAGGTGGGGAACCTGGCGGCGATCGAGGTGAACATCAGGACCGACATCCCGTTGCCGACGCCGCGGTCGGTGACCAGTTCCCCGAGCC
The sequence above is a segment of the Catenulispora sp. EB89 genome. Coding sequences within it:
- the secY gene encoding preprotein translocase subunit SecY — protein: MLTAFFRAFRTPDLRRKLLFTLAIMAVYRFGAHIPLPGVNTRALASCTGASAQSGTSSQAFGLLNLFSGGALLQLSIFALGITPYITASIILQLLTVVIPRLEALKQEGQTGQAKITQYTRYLTIGLSVLESTMTLTAARNNPGYLLGSRCSTTAVFYPTVTWEGTVVMVIIMTAATSLLMWLGELVTDRGVGNGMSVLMFTSIAARFPTSLWAIKLASHTLDGWPVFCAVLVLGVLTVAAVVFVEQGQRRIPVQYSKRMIGRRAYGGSSTYIPLKLNQPGVVPVIFASSVLQMPVMLVGLTGGQTATKGWQGWINRQFTTTVHGYPLTYTLSYLLLILGFAFFYMSITFDAVEIADNMKKYGGFVPGIRAGRPTVEYLRYTSTRIMWPGALYLAVIAAIPMIALDRLHASASFPFGGTTILIMVGVGLETVKQIESQLQQHNYEGFLR